In Streptomyces sp. NBC_00878, a single window of DNA contains:
- a CDS encoding RNA polymerase sigma factor gives MRTRVRAGDSSAFAELFDSYSRAVYNHAYRLTADWSTAEDVMAATFMEAWRLRDKVDPDGGSLRPWLLGIATNTARNQYRSNRRYRRAANAAAAAELSMPDHADDVVDRVDDRRRLATALTALAGLRRPEREVITLCLGEGLDYEAASEALGIPVGTVASRLSRARKKLRKIAEAELARPAAGRGHPAPDAELEKVCGNREGPGLPRQTRGDHSHAIRPAQEGNR, from the coding sequence ATGCGAACCCGGGTGCGGGCCGGGGATTCGAGCGCGTTCGCTGAACTCTTCGACAGTTACTCCCGCGCGGTCTACAACCACGCCTACCGGCTGACCGCCGACTGGTCGACCGCCGAGGACGTGATGGCCGCGACCTTCATGGAGGCATGGCGGCTGCGCGACAAGGTCGACCCCGACGGCGGCTCCCTGCGGCCCTGGCTGCTGGGGATCGCCACGAACACGGCGCGTAACCAGTACCGCAGCAACCGGCGCTACCGCCGGGCCGCGAACGCCGCCGCGGCGGCCGAGCTGTCGATGCCCGACCACGCCGACGACGTCGTCGACCGCGTCGACGACCGGCGGCGTCTCGCCACCGCGCTCACCGCGCTCGCGGGCCTGCGCAGACCGGAACGCGAGGTCATCACGCTCTGCCTGGGGGAGGGCCTGGACTACGAGGCCGCGTCGGAGGCGCTCGGCATTCCCGTCGGGACCGTCGCCTCCCGGCTCTCCCGCGCCCGCAAGAAGCTGCGCAAGATCGCCGAGGCCGAACTCGCCCGTCCGGCAGCCGGGCGGGGTCATCCGGCCCCCGACGCCGAACTGGAGAAAGTTTGCGGAAATCGGGAAGGCCCCGGCCTCCCGCGACAGACAAGAGGCGATCACTCACATGCGATTCGGCCCGCACAGGAAGGAAACCGATGA